The sequence below is a genomic window from Canis aureus isolate CA01 chromosome 11, VMU_Caureus_v.1.0, whole genome shotgun sequence.
CCACAGCCAAAAACTGTCCGCCAGGTACGTGAATTCCTGGGGTCAGCAAGATTCTGTTGACTATGGATTCCAGGTTTTGCTGAGATGGCCAGACCCCTCTATGAGGCCACCAGGCACCAGCAAAATTTTGAATGGACAGAGGCCATGAACAGAGCTTTTAATGACCTTAAACAGGCCTTTTTGTCTGCCCCAGCTCTCGGGTTGCCCAACCTAGCCAAGGCCTTCTACCTGTATGTAGACAAGAAAGATGGGGTGGCAAAAGAGGTCCTTGTCCAGTACTTAAGTCCCCGGAAGAGACCCATAGCCTCTCTCTCCAAAAAGCTGGACACGGTGGCCGCTGGATGGCCCctatgcttaaaaattattgccgTGGTGGCCACTATGGTCAAGGACACAGACAAGCTGGCCATGGGGCAAGAACTGCATGTCACCACCCCACATGCTATGGAGGGGAAACTCAAACAGCCCCTGGACCACTgcatcagcaatgcccatctgacccattatcagagcctgcTGCTACACCCCACCAGGACTTTATTcaagccaccgacaaccctgaatccGGCGACGCTACTCCCTGCCCCAGACTGGGACCCTCTCTTCATGACTGTCCAGGATTTCTGGCACAGGTGCACGGAGTCGGAGCCCATCTCCAGGAGCAGCCACTGCTGAATGCGGACCCCCCCTGGTACatggacggcagcagttttgtcccgGAAGGAGTCAGACATGTGGGGGCAGCCCTAACCATAGAAACGGAGGCCAGCTGGCCAGAAAGtcggctcaatgggcagaactgatgctctggccaaggcgctgaccatgggggaaggtaCACGAATAGGCATCTACACTGATGGCAGGTACGGCCTCGCCACCACTCACatccacggagccctttacagggagagagggcttctgacagcagagggaaagactgTTCAAAACAGAACTGAGGTCCTTGACctcctgagggccctctggctgcccagggccctagccatcatccattGTCCGGGACACCAGAGAACAGACAccccagtagccaggggaaactgGCTCCCCAATTCGAAAGCAAAGGAGGCAGCCCTTtcggtgacccaggtcttagcaaccacgctgcCCTATCTGGGGGCACCCTCCCTGCccgacacccccaactatactgatgcGAACTTACACTGGTTCAAATGCTTGCCTGTGACCCAgtgcttgcgtggctggtggagggctgTAGGCTCCAGCATCACCCTGCCAGAGGATCTAGGACGACAAGGCCTATCCAGAATGCATCGGGGTACTCATATGgggacaaggaagatggaagacctcatacgacatgcaaagatcactattaaagactctcgagcaaagatggAGCAGATTGTGGCGAGCTGCCAtgcatgccagttaactaatgccaccgcccatgggtCTAACCCGGGCGCCCAGCTCCGAGGGGATcacccaggagcctactgggaagtggacttcactgaggtaaaacctggaaaatacggatacaggtagttactagtgtttgtagatattttttcagggtggacagaggcatttcccaccaaacatgaaacagcacagaccgtgaccaagaaactgctggaagaaaTCTCActgaggtatggttttcctgttaagattgggtcagacaacggcccaggattcgtctctaaggtaacacggggAATGGCCCTAGTActttggggcagattggaaatgacattgtgcatataggccccagagttcaggacaggtagagaggatgaacagaacattaaaggagaccttaactaaatcagccctggagactggcggggcctgggtgactctcctccccttcgccctatgtaggatgaggaactccccatataagatgggactgaccccctacgagatcatgttcggtcttcctccacctattatccccaatttaaaacctgaggtgcttgctgaatttgatgatcaacaacttcttttctccctccaaatgttataaagagcccagagcaggtgtggcctaagctagggccctctatgagactgggccacctccggacccccatcgatatcggccaggtgactgggtgtacatgCAGAGACATCAACAGCAGACACTCCAACCTCACTGGAAGGGACCTTAcatcgtgatcctgaccactcccaccgctctcaaggtcgatGGAGtaactccctgggtccactacacccacgtccggcCTGCTGATCCACACACCAtcctcaaggactttgttccagaatagAAGTCAGTccgacaaggacaatcccctaaagctaagactgcgtCGCTCCCACTTACCCCACTAATATTACTTGCGCTGTATCCCCTCAAGGCTGAAACTAACCCCACTCACCACAAAATCTGACATGGATGATAGTTCATAACGCAGCCATGggagaaattttaaatgtcacCACCGGGTTGCATCCACCCAGGACTTGgtttccttctttaatttttgacTTAGCTTAACTCCTTCAACTAACCTGGGACAGGGCTTCATTAGCACCATTTTTATGTCTGCCCGGGACACACTGGGAAAAAGGCCTAACAATGTGGGGGCACAGCAGTTACTATTGCTCCTCATGGAACTGCGTCTCCACTGGCCACACCTGGTGGGATCCCCCAATAAGGGATGACCTGATATCAGTCAACGAATTGGCCCTATAGGCCAATGCTCTAAAATAGGCCCTAAACATAGCAAAGACACCTGCAATCTGGTAAAGATTACCTTCAGTCCTAAAGGACAGGCAGAGACAAGTTGGAATACTGGATACTTTTGGGAAATAAGACTTTATGAAAAAAACAGAATCTTCCCAGGAGATCCCAGGGCGATATTCGGAATCAGACTCGAGCAGCGACCCCTGACTAACCCGATTGCCTTAGGCCCAAACAATGTGCTAGTGTCTTCTCAGGCAATATCTACAGCACCCCCTTTGAATTCCTCCCACAACCCGTCCAGCTGGGGCACCCCAGTCCCGACTCACCTTCCCGTGCACCCCGCTCCCCTGCCCCTCGACCCTTCTCAACACCCTCTTTGGGCCCTGATGTCCCAGACTTACAAACTCCTCAATGCAACTAAACCCAACCTTACCCGATCCTGCTGGCTGTGCTATGACATCCGGCCCCCCTTCTATGAAGGAGTTGCAATAATGGGTCAATATAACACAACCACGGACCCTAATGCTTGCAGGTGGAACCAAAAGCCTTTTAGTAAAGGCCTCACCTTACAATCCGTGTCAGGCCAGGGGCTCTGCATAGGCCCTCCTCCTCTCCACTACCAGAATCTGTGCAACGTTACACAGCCTATAAACCGTACAGGGTATCATCTACCGCGCCAAGACAGCTGGTGGGCCTGTTCCAAGGGATTAACTCCCTGCGCTCACAGACAGGTTATAAACAGAACCGGGGGCTTCTGTGTGCTGGTTCAACTACTCCTTAGAATCATCTACCATTCAGATGAGCAGGTACTTCAATGGATGGACCCGGGTACCCACGAGCGAAATAAACGAGAGCCCATCTCTGCTGTCACCATCGCCACCCTACTAGGAACTGGTTTGGCTGGCGCAGGAGCAGGTATTGCCTCACtggccacccaggcttcccactaCAGTAGCCTTAGGGCTGCCATGGATGTAGACATAGAGCACATAGAGACCTCCACTTCCCACCTCCAAGATTCCTTAACATCTTTATCTGAAGTGGAGCTCCAAAACAGGAGTGGGTTAGACCTAATTTTTCTAGGCAAGGGGGAATCTGTGCTGCCCTGAACGGAGTGCTGTTTCTACACTGACCACTCAGGGATAGTCCGAGAATCAATGGCAAAGGTCAGGGAAGGCCTGGCCAGGCGAACACAAGAGCAAGAGCAGCAACAGGGGTGGTTCGAATCCTGGTTCAGTCATTCCCCCTGGCTTGTCGTCCTCCTTAGCCGGCCCCtcatcatcctcctcctccttctgaccTTTGAGCCCTGTCTCATTAACAGACTAGTGGCTTTAGTCACCACAGTTCAGCTCATGGTACTCAGACAACAATATCAGCCACTGGACCTTGTTGCTAAAACCAGCTTGGACCTATGATTGGGTCTTTCCTgaggttcctctgagagggggaaatgtggaggccgaaAGAGATAAGACCTCTGGCTACCATCTTAAGGCCCTAGATAAGTAAAAGTCAACAGCTGCGGCCCGTAGCCCAAGTCAGTTCCAAGAAAGACTGCAGACCGTCCTTGACAGAAAGTctcagaatgaaaacagagcttaagaaactcccccaccctttcccccatatcggaatgaaaataaaaaaaaaatgtccttcatcccttctgaaaatcccctagaccagcccataaaaacccagctggaaCCCCCCttggggtccaagcccctgctccgccgtgtcggggATACTTGGGCCCAaactcgagcttgctaataaaccctcgtgtgcttgcattggtgttggctccttggtggtttcttggattcgcaatttTGGGCACAATTCTACCAATATTAGGCAAATCTTTTGCTACTGTATGTTGAGATCTATATCCTATGTGTAAAGATATCAcattgagaagaaaaatatgagtACTTAATAGTGATTGAATGAtatcaaatttattcattttgtggaataaatgaattaaaacattctactaaagtatatttttctcatttgtaagaaAAATTCACATTTACGGTTTAGTGATAGTGAAGAATTGGACTAGGAGTTAAAAGAACTAAATTTGGGGACACCTAGGGGGCTTAGAggggttgggcatctaccttaggccgggatcatgatcccagcatcctgggaccgagccccgcatcaggctccctgctcctctgggtgctgcttctctctcttcctctgcctgccgcACTGCCTGCTTGTGTGTTTGcactctcctgctctctctctctgtcaaataaatcttaaaaaacagcaacaactaAATTTTAAACCATGATTCACCTTTTATGAGTTATGTAATTACCAGGGAGGAAgatcttcctctgccctagggtCCTTCTAACTGGATTTATAATCAAATTtgcatgagacagattaacaggagaaaatcaaatttaataggtgTATATGCAGAGAATCCACACGGacatgaaattccaaagacaaagaggcaACATGAAGCTTATATGAACTAGGGAGAGTAGCAGGGTCTGAGGATACAAAGGAGAGGAAGGCACCCCGCAGGAAGaaaggagatgtttggaaaacaaaggttgTCCTATTATGCAGATAAGTTCCTCCAGTAAAGGGGAATCTTTGTTGATAGCTCTTTTCCTACACAGGCTCTCCTTTCCAATGTAAGTGTAGGCagttgaggaagagaaagagagctttTCCTCCAGCTGCTGGATTTTGATCACCTTTGACCCAAAATAGTGTTCATGCCAAAGCAGCCTGTCTTGGGCAGTCTGCTCTTGGCCCCTACATGATCAAGCAATGCAACACACTATTGCCATTTTCCTCAATATCACAATCCTTATTTTGCAGTTATTTCATAGTATTTTGTTTCTGCATGTTCCATGATGAAATGATGGACATTGAAGTGATATCCAGACATTATCACCATAAACAGAGTTAACAAGTAGTAATACATTATTAGTTTCCACAGTGATGTCTGCACCACAATAGCATCCTGTTGGTAGAACTCCTATATCAAGATAAGCCACAGATCCCATTATCATGATAATGAGGCTCATGGTCAATCAGAAATCCAAAAGCCCTCAAGATAGAGATTAAACAAAGTACATAGGATCCAAGATGGTTCCACCTGTGATTCCAGATTCATCCATTATCTCTGTCTCCAACACCATGCCTTCTGTCCCTTAATGGGCCATAAACATGTGCTTCCATGCCTTTGCACGTGTGGCATCCCCTTTCCTAGATACCACTTCCCTACTCCCTCCCTCCATGTGGCAAAGtatcatttatatttcaaaatgtacCTCTTTGAttattcccctttctccaaactGATTTAGTTACTTTGTGTGTTCTCAGGCAGTTTTTACCTCTCCCTGTTACAGCACTATGATATATGCTTAATAAGACCTAAGACCAGATTCTCCCCAGCATCATATACCCAGTTCTGAGACTAGTGTTTCGAGCTGAATAAAATTCAGTGCATTTAAATTGAATTCAGTGGGTGTAATGAACTGAATCCTATgtctccctcaaaattcatatgttggaatcTTAACCCCCAACATTAAGTATTATAAAGTAAGGTCTTTAggaggtgattagatcatgagggtGGATTCCTCATGAACAGGTTTAGTGCTATTATAAAATAACCCTACAGAGTTATTTTTCCCCTTCATGTGAGGTTACACAGTGAGAAGATTGCTGTCTATGATCCAGGAAGTGGTCTCTCACCCAACACTGAGTCTGTGTGTttcttgatcttgaactttccaTCTCCAGAATCGTGAGaaggaaatgtttatatttaagcTACCCTATCTGTggcccaaacaaaacaaaacaaaacaaaacagggaagaGATGAGATAGGCACAGAAAGGATTTGTCTTTAAGTATCCTGCAGGATGCAGTCATTCACTTTCTGCACAAACTAATTCTTAgagtatttttatttggttttcaacATAAAAACCTACTTTTTCAGAGCTGAAAAAAAAGCCATAGTCAATTCACAGCTTTTTCCGTCGGTGTTGACCAAATGAGCTAGAACACTTACAGAAAACTTTCTTCTAACAATGAAACCAGTAGCACAGAGACCTGGGGGTGAAAGTGAGGCTAATGTGGGGAACAGAGCATGGAAGCTGGAACTGATTGAAGATTACAGGTGAACCTGCCTTTTCTGATATCCCAGGAGAATGTGTGAATCAAAAACAAAGTCTATGAgagtgatgaagttttggaacagaggtgaggtttggtggggtgaggtcaggagctgatgaccaagaaagaattattgagatgtctttggtgcaaaaataGTGGTTTTAATAAAGcagggggacaggacccatgggcaggagaATTGCTACCCCGGGCCTGTGAGGgatggctgattatatacctgggagttgggaggggttttgGGATAGCATACTCTCTAAGGAATGTAGgcagcaaggtttccaggaccttgagggggctggctattgttggtaaaaggtcacttattaccatctaataaagcCTTAGTCAACAGACCCTACAAATGTGTATCAGTGGGCcttgtgcttgggggatgattgccaacacgtatcttgggggtttagagataaaggaaacttctaaaggaatttttatatgttaaagtagatttacaggcttctgggggtggggctgagattgccttttgcctttagcaaagtattaacatagAGGCAGTTGAATCCTTAAAGGAATGTCCCtctatttcaaggacttgtcaatgtgctgccccagccttctgctttgtcctcagctagtcctctgttcccccatTGAGAGTAATAactggggatcccagggtggctcaggggtttggcacctgcctttggcccggggcatgatcctggggtccctggatctagtcccctgtggggctccctgcatggagctccctgcagggagcctgcttctccctctgcctgtgtctctgcctctctctgtgtttctcatgaataaataaaatctttaaaaaaagagtaataactGGACTTTAGGTTGTTAAGAGATAAATGCTTGGCATTATTATTAGAACAAGAGATAATAACAGTTACTTCGATTAGCACAGGCATCAATGagacaaaattagaaattaaaagaagacaaaatcaaTATGTGAAATGAACAGAAGTAACCCCCTCTTACTCTTATACCACAAGATCATCACCTTACCTTACCAGTCTCTGGGCTGATACATTATTCTCAGAGTTAGAAACTTTGCGTTAGAAATAACAATAACAGAGTGCAGTTTAACCCAAATCTTTAGTAAAATGAATTATACATTTCCTTTTGTAATAAACTAAGTATTTGCTTCTGTTCAGAGTTCCTATTTAAGAACCAAGTAGGTTCTTAAATCCAAATAAGGTTCTTAATATCTAAATATAGAAGACACAATCTAATGACTACAATGGTACCCCAGAAAAAGCCAATTGTTCCTAATATGTCAATAGTTGTGGAAGACCTAAAAATTGATTAGATGCAATTATGGAAGCCTGAAGAATTTTCCCAGGAGAAGCCATATATCTAGATAATTCCAAGAAACTCGAATTTCATAAGGAATTGCTACTGTAGAGTTTTGGTAACTAACAGTATGTGCCAAAATGATGCATTCTATCATATTAACAGAAAACACATACCTTCTATTCATAGGCcagaaaataagatggaaaacaatgaaatccATTTCTACTGCAGGATCTTATAGTGTACTATACAAATTTACTAGATAAAATAACAAGTCTAATATTAAAACTCCGTATCTGTGTTCATAAAAGTATTGAGTCAAAGTTGTATGCTGTTATGAAGTCTTTGAACAAAGCCTTAGAAAGGTGTATTGCACATTTATGGAGAATAAATGTTTTactataagtaaaatatatagcaTAAATTAATTTAATACTATAAAGTTTTTAGTACATTTCtgtataaatggaattttctttattttgcattacattattatatattgtataatgCATCATTTTAATACAGGAAGACAAgcgatttttaaaaagttggtcaCCCACCAAGGATtaaagtctttctttttatttgcccTTCTGGTACCcagttgctgttgttttttaatctcaaGCTAACACATCTGTAGGTTAAAAACTATCAGATATCTATAATTTTATATGGCTTAACCTAGTAACAATAATCTAATGAATATAATTGCAAACTagatatatgaatgaataaaattttaaacacaataAAAGCTATTTTAGGATATGTAAAAAGAAGATGCCCTCTAAGGAGAAGAGACCAATTAAGAATATTGAGGCATCTAACCTAAATAATATCAGAAACCCAATGTCCAAAATAAATTGCATTAATATTTGTAATATCTTAATTATTGAAATTGTATagcttacaatatttttaaaaaattaactttatagCTGAGCCCATGGATTACTTTTAAAACTAAGAAGAGCCTGCTAAATATCTAATTTTCAGTATTTCCTCTGATTAGGGATTTAGTCATAAAACTTTCAATAGCATTAAATCAGTGTCAACACATGATATATATGTACTTTATATATTATGTCATGAAGTAGATTTGTTGTAAATTTCTCAGTGATAATGAACTCCAAAGTATCAGATATATTAACCACATTTATTCCTCATATACTATAGAACTTATTTGCAAACATAAGAAAATTGTACCATGAACGGTGTTAAAACAATGGGTTATCGATTTTAACCTATTGTTATACAAATCAAGTCATTCATATCATGAAAAACTTTAAACttccaaataataaaaagttCACATTAGAGCTATATAGAGctatatagtttaaaaatctcttttaaccATAAATTAACAGTTCATCTTTCACCTTTCGTATTTTGATTTGAACGATTAGCAAAGGATCTTACCTAAAGTGTCCTAGGAaaggtattttgttttattttcatccatATTATAGACATTTACAGTTTTTCCTTTACCATATCTATTTGAGGGAATCCCATTACCTATCTGTAGGGACAAAGTATGTGGGGGAAATGGCATAGTAAGAAGGAGAACTTCTGAAATCGGGTCACTTTTATAGGGAAAACATTCCTTCAtagaaaataatagtaaaattatGGCAATATGTCACATTTGTCTAGCATTCaatgttttcaaaaatacttcCTTGTACTTTACCTTATGTGCAGAGGATTtgatatatttgtaaatgatcaAACATCAGAGGTCAATAGGGCAAATGACAGACAAGACATTGGATCGAATAAGATTCCAAGCAAACTAATAGGTAGATAAGTAGGTAGGTGGGTGATAAAGGAGATTTCTTTCATAGATTATAATAGCACATAGAAATTGGTttgccgggcagccccggtggctcagcagtttagcaccgccttccacccagggcatgatcctggagtcccggaatcaagtcccacgtcgggctccctgcatggagcctgcttctccctctgcttgtgtctctgcttctctctctctctctttctctctctctgtgtctctcatgaataaataaataaaatctttaaaaaaaaaaagaaattggtttGCCTATATCATGAattaacacttcttttttttttttttgaaatctttaaagattttttttaaaattttttatttatttatttatgatagtcacacacagagagagaggcagagacataggcagagggagaagcaggctccatgcaccgggagcccaacgtgggatttgatcccgggtctccaggatcgcgccctgggccaaaggcaggcgccaaaccactgcgccacccagggatcctgaattaACACTTCTTTTATTGGTTATATGCAGTCATGAACAGTTAATGTTCTACATTGTATTTCAACAGTTACACTCATGTGAAAGAGTTATTTCCTTACCCAAAACACATATTGCTCTTggaattaataatacactattgGTCAAGGCTATCTATCACAAACACATGGCATAACCTAGTCTTCATAATTAAGCATTAAATCCAAAAATGCTATTTATGAttgattgtaaaatattttaaagcacttttCCATTGATGATGTTTATCATAAATAtcttagaatataaaaaaattgcattttgagagattcactttgaaaatgaaatgactaTTTTTATGTCCTAGTTGACAAGTAAAATATTCTTTCACTCAGAAAGATAGCATTTCTTTCCCAACTTTCAAAAAACATATAAGAATATTAATTTAATGATTTCCACATTTcatagattaaatatttttattataacatttcTGAGGAATTTGGTCTGTTACAGATCTTATTgagaatttgaaaacatacattaaTTTGATAAGTCAAAGGTTTCGACATATTTTTCCACAATGCCCTGCTGACCTTTAGAAAAGGtgtgatattttctttctaatgtcTTATCTCAAAAAGAACATGAGCAAAACACCAAGGCCTTTGCACTCTGAATCTCAAGGTGACATTTAAGACTGACATCTAGCTAGCAGAAGAAGATCTCAAAATTTATTCTTGTCCTGTGGGGATAAGCAAATCATTAATATAAGAAGGTATCAGGCCATTAAGTGCTTTAAACGTcaacaataaaactttaaaatcaatGCAAACCCTGACAGGAAGTCAATATGAAAACTGGAGGACAAAACTGATGTACTTTGAACAGGTAAGTAGCCTCACACTGTGAATGAACTGAACCTTGGAGATTGATTTATCAAGAAATCGAAACATCAGATGTTGAGCTAGTTCAGTCGCAGTGATTATCACATTGTAGTAGTTTGAGTGCCATTCACATGCCTTTGCTCTACTCAAATGATGCGCCCAAGAAAGAACTAGCTCATAACAAGAGCATCATCTTATGCTGAAACCCATACCTAGACACAAATGAATAGTAACACTAACCTTTTTACGACACTTTAGAGTTCacagcattcttttttaaatagaattttctgtgatCAAGGAACAAGGAGATTCACAATTGAAAGAATATATTCACCTGCTTACTTTTGTGCTACTATTATTCTGATCATGAACTTAAAAATGTtgaagataaatcttaaaaagcaagagTCATACGGTTCTAAAACTTACTCCTGATGTGCAAAATCTCTAATTTATGGAGAttagttctaatttcttttcaATATGCTTTTGTCCATTTGATACCTTACATAAAACATAACATAAATGGGGGGCCTGGGTAGCTGAGTCCGTtaagcatgcaattcttgatttctcctctggtcatgatatcagggtggtgggatcaagccctgtctcaggctctgtgctcagcggagTCTGTTTgagtgtctctctccctctccctctgccccttcccccactcacacgcatgctctctcacactctctaaataaataaatctttaaaaaaccccatGTAATATAATAACAATGCTAATAATAGCTGACACTGACCACTTATTATGAGACATTCATGGACTGATTTAATCTACTGCTACCatcctaattttacagatgaggaaactgaggcagataGCCAACAGCAGTGACTAagattctatcatttaaaaatgttggaACTAGGATTCTGACCCCAGAAACTAATATGCCACATGTGCCATATATAGACACACTATTTAAATCTCTATCTATGCTTAATAGTGTGTTGTGTGTTTAATTTGTAATGATACCCCTTGTCGCATTGCAAATAGTGAAAAAGCAAAGTAAGAGATAAATATATTCTCCAAATAACATCACTCTTTTTTTAGTGAGTAAAATCTTTTGATGCCAATGTTCATACCCAAGTGACTATTTCAAACCATGGTGATTAGAAAAGGAATTTTAtggcttgtttgctttttttttcctttccttaaaagaaatttaaagagtGTGTTCTTGCATTGATTACACAGGATCAGATCACTGAAAGATGCACAAGTCTCCCCAAGGTGTACTCACACAAGATttgttaaatataaaagatatagGGTACAATAGGAGAAAGACACCACAGGCAATCATCAAAGAGTTCCAGGCCTGAAGATTCTTTCTTAGCCACACAGAGTGTGCTTTGTTTTCACATTATGAGCAACCAAGCTACACGCAAAGTGCGTATTTCTTGATTTCAAGGGAACCCAAGAAAAAGTTTACAGCAAGGCCCTTTATAACCTGCTACTCACATAAGTAAAACTGCCATGTAACCAGTTAAAACAG
It includes:
- the LOC144323301 gene encoding uncharacterized protein LOC144323301, translating into MGRTDALAKALTMGEGTRIGIYTDGRYGLATTHIHGALYRERGLLTAEGKTVQNRTEVLDLLRALWLPRALAIIHCPGHQRTDTPVARGNWLPNSKAKEAALSVTQVLATTLPYLGAPSLPDTPNYTDANLHWFKCLPVTQCLRGWWRAVGSSITLPEDLGRQGLSRMHRGTHMGTRKMEDLIRHAKITIKDSRAKMEQIVASCHACQLTNATAHGSNPGAQLRGDHPGAYWEVDFTEVKPGKYGYR